In Calothrix sp. NIES-2098, the DNA window ACCAGTATGGAGTCAACTTTATTGGTCGCTTCTTACTGGCTTTTGAGAAAATCATCACAGGTTTAGGGGATGTTGATGAACCTGGAATAGAAGAAATCCTCGATGGCATTACCGATCCAACCACTCAAGAATTGTACTTAGCTGGGATCTCCCGCTACTTTGAACCTGGCCCTGGTTTGTCTGCACATAAGCGATCGCCACCCGAATTTATAGAATGGCTAGCAAGTTGGGTAGCTCTCAATCTGCGCGAGGATTGGAACGAAGAAGATAAGCGTCGCTTGATTAGCCATGCAGTCACTCTGTACCGCAAGCGTGGCACAAAAGCTGGTATCAAAGAAATGCTCAACACTTATATTAGTCCAGTTGTTGAGATCTATGAATTTCACGAGCCTTTACAAGTAGAAAGAATTTCTACTGTCGGTATCAATACTATTCTTGGTAACGGTTTACCCCACTATTTCTTGGTCAAAATATTCTTGTCTAACTTTGGCGAAGAAACTTTTAACACCTGTAAAGACCAACAAAAGCTAGCTAGAGGGATTCTTGAGCAAGAAAAACCAGCCCACACTTATTATGACTTTGACATCGAAGTACCGTTGATGCAAGTTGGAGTGCGATCAACGGTAGGAGTAAACACGATACTTGCATCTCCAGCCTATGAAGTCCCAGCTATTCAACTTGGAATATATTCCACAGTCGGAGTTGATACCTTGCTAGGAACACTAATACTCGGAAAATTTAACAGTTAAACCATTACAGAATCAGGATTACAAACATGACAAACAATCATGATGTGGAAAAAAGACTACGTTATTTTAACGGTCAGTTCTTAAATAACGATGACTTCACAGACGAACAGAAATATCACCTAGACAGACAACGAAGACATAATCGACTGTTGCACACACCAGGTATTGCTGAAGGTCTGGAAATTATTGCTGAGTGTAATTCACATCATATAGAAGTACGCCCTGGTACTGCTGTAGATCAGCAAGGTAGGCAGATTGTTTTGACTACAAAAGAAGTGAGAAGCCTCAGAGATTTTGGGTGTGGTAAGGTTTATGTAGCGATCTCCTATCATCAAGAACCATCGGATCTCGCCACAGTGGGAGCAAGAGACGAGACTCGCTGGCACGAACATCCCAAAATTGAAATTTTAGCACACAGTGACGATATTGAAAAAGGCGATCGTATTCCATTAGCCTGCTTGGTTTTAGGTGATGGTGGCAAGATAGAACACCATCACGAGCATGTTCGTTACTATGCTGGCGTTCGCATCAGTCCAGAGGTAGATTTACGTAAACTTACTTTCTCAAGTAAAAGTGTACATTGTAGTTGCTGGCCAGAACTTCATTTTGGTGCTGCTCATCGCATTGACCTGATAGGTAGTCTCTATGTCGAAAGACATCTTGGTATTGGAGTAGAAAATCCCAAAAATAGATTAGATGTCAAGGGTGGAGCAGTCATTGGTGCAGATTACTGCGAAAGACAAGAAGCTCCATCAGATGGTCTTTTGGTAAAAGGAAGGGTTGGCATTGGGAATAATAGTCCAGGATCAAGTTTAGAAGTCACAGGTGCAACGAGAAATAACAATGATTCCGCCCTTAATGTTACAGACTGTGATGGGAAGAGTCTTTTGTATGTAAGAAATGATGGCAACCTTGGCATCGGGACAACACAACCGCAAGATAAGCTGCACGTTAGTAGTGGAAATATCCGACTCGATAAAGACAGTGAATTGTTTTTCGCTGATAACGGACAAATTAGGAGTTTAGACAATAACCACAGTATTTTGTTCAACCCATCCCAGAACAAGATGGAGTTGAGGGAAAAAGGCGACTTGATCTTTTCCCCAGGTGCTGTAGAAGGAAAAGAGACCGCAAAAGTTGTGATGTTGGCAAACGGCAACGTTGGTATTGGCAAGGCTGATCCAAATGTAAAGTTGTATGTTGAGGGCGGAATACAAGCTACCAATCTTGGGGGTACAGGGAGTGACTATGCTGAGTGGCTTCCTAGACTTCAGCAAGATGAAGTTATCCAAGAAGGCGATATTACTGGAGTGTTTGGCGGCAAAATTACTAAGAAAACTAACGATGCCCAAACTCTTATGGTCATTAGCAGTCAGCCGCTTGTTCTGGGGAATATGCCTAGTCAAGAAAACAAACTCCCACATGAAAAAGTGGCATTTATGGGTCAGGTGCGGGTTAAGGTGAGAGGAAAGGTTCAAGCAGGTGATTATATTGTCCCGTCGAGGTTGAATGATGGAGTAGGTATAGCAGTATCGAGCGATAAAATTACTTCTGCTGCTTATGCTACTCAAATCATTGGTACTGCCTGGGAATCTTCACAGCAAGAAAATGTGAAGCTGATTAATGTGTTAGTCGGTCATCAGTCTAATTATTCCTGGATAGGAAAAATTCTGAATACTATGCAAGCACAGCAAATAGAAATTCAATCGCTCAAGACTGAAATAGAGTCGCTAGAAAATTCAGCAGATTTAACTGAGATTCGCAATCAACTTGCAGAAATTCAATCGCTTAAAGTTGAAATGGAGTCGCTAAAAAATTCAGCAGATTTCACTGAGATTCGCAGTCAACTTGCAGAAATTCAATCGCTCAAAGCTGAAGTGGAATCTGTCAAAAACCAATCTGATTTAACAAATATCCAAAATCAAATTACAGCAATTCAAAGCTTTAAAACAGAGGTGGAATCAAACCAAAAACAATCTGAACTAACTACAATTATTGAAATTGCAGCATTGAAAGCAGAAATAGAAAATCTAAAAAACCGATCTGAACTAGATGCTATGCAAGCTCAACTATCACAAGTTCCATTGCTAAAAACAGAAATAGAATCTCTCAAAACCAAATCTCTTATCACTGCTAATAATGAAATTGCTTCACTCAAAACAGAAATTGAGTCGATAAAAACTAAACTCAAGCAATCTAATTGGCTAGGTAACGATAATATTGTATCAACTTGGTTGGGTTAATGTTGGTACTTAGAAACACGGTTTTAACGAACTGCAAATTTTATTAGGGTGCTTTATAAATGTAACGCACCCCACCCAACATACAACTTTTGGGTTAATAGAAAGCTTTAAAGGTCGCTCTATAGGTAAAAACCTATCTGGGCAGGGGTTAATAAAGTTTATTCTCTGCCATCAGCAACAAAAGCCGATATTATTTGGTGTTTCTCTGATTCTGGTGCGTGATTTGAGCAGAAATTCAATTTTTTATGGAATATTATTCAACCTCAGTTGAGCATATTTTGGCAGAGCTAGAGAGAATTGGCCTGCTGATTCAAGTCCAAGTCTGGAGAATGCAGCACATCCAGCCAAGTGACAACGAATTACAGGGACTTCTCGTTTCCGAACAAGAGATAGAGGAACTCTTAAGACAACCTATCGGTTTACCCCGTTGGGCAAATATTCCCACACCATTGTCCTCAATCGAGATTCAAACTGCTCTAGAAGGTATGGCTGCTGATATTGCTCAACGCCAAACTGAGAGTATTCAAAAAGGTATCAAATTACGCTTGTATGAACTAGTTTGTCACTTTCAGATCACACCATTTGACAGAGATACGCTATTAATTTGTTTAGCTCCGGAATTAGATTTGGGTTACGAGCGTCTTTATGCTTATCTCCAAGATGA includes these proteins:
- a CDS encoding phage tail protein, which translates into the protein MANNIPLTQVSYYLQYLPAIFQEDIDQYGVNFIGRFLLAFEKIITGLGDVDEPGIEEILDGITDPTTQELYLAGISRYFEPGPGLSAHKRSPPEFIEWLASWVALNLREDWNEEDKRRLISHAVTLYRKRGTKAGIKEMLNTYISPVVEIYEFHEPLQVERISTVGINTILGNGLPHYFLVKIFLSNFGEETFNTCKDQQKLARGILEQEKPAHTYYDFDIEVPLMQVGVRSTVGVNTILASPAYEVPAIQLGIYSTVGVDTLLGTLILGKFNS